In a single window of the Enoplosus armatus isolate fEnoArm2 chromosome 15, fEnoArm2.hap1, whole genome shotgun sequence genome:
- the arhgef10 gene encoding rho guanine nucleotide exchange factor 10, with protein sequence MDVEDFPPPPPEMLAENVPFADEDEGEAFDFDDSGDDIPEADCPPPAPPAPLDPSGKCQGQDKMVASHPEGHLPSPDPPAPSSISNTASSSADATVATSRSSTAGGATAEGEGTSAAEGTDDKETDLQPPPPPPLLDDDDAETDPGRTAREGQDPPQAIPRTSSQGKVNPYSVIDITPLQLQQLEQQHGPSSSASSPMEPKEREGESQDIHTSPVGITSGYSVPVPCGYATPSGVPLITPTYTTPVIIRHLSMDEDVTVVGTGITSDSVFSEDYPPIREEDALAKWASDPANTAWMENPDEVIYDDVPRENSDSNTDPDEMIYDDVELGEEGGCNSSLDNGWSSSEFESYDEASDGEGRPENGLPHAFMRGKPPQRKTHLSQDLTRLKEHYEKKMKDLMANTVGTVELQQLKQKHEQKMQKLVKAAKEGTKDGLEKTKAAVKKGRSFIKTKSFCHERKSACFEDEESELFIEVDCFNVEPVLCPAPEGLSQQQLVRRCILGSILESEKNYLDALKRILEQYEKPLSQLEPRLLSDRKLKMTFYRVREILQCHFLFQIALASRVAEWDSLEMIGDVFVASFSKSMVLDAYSEYVNNFSTAMAVVRKTCASKPGFLEFLKHRQETSSDRMTLYGLMMKPIQRFPQFILLLQDMLKNTPVGHADRLALQMALTELETLAEKLNEKKREADQRCEIRHIAKAMNERYLNKLLSNGSRYLIRSDDMVETVYNERGEIIKTKERRLFLLNDVLMCATPNIRCQDGSGSGSGNAPLDQRFLLKWSVPLSFVEVLEFGSSEDMADNSHYQTPHSGEKVVINAKPNKLYMGPGQLYQDLQNLIHDLSLVNQISGMISSLKGNYQNVNPTVAHDWVSGLQRLILKKEEEIRAADRCRIQLQLPGKQDKSGKPTYFSAVFNTLSPAIKQSWISNLQMAKLALEEDNLQGWFFAEDDGNQIKKQKHPLLLRQMPVVMSKLQEFKVECAVHNPEPHINTESTADTPVVGHGCVWVASCTNQMGQISIVAMQNSSPKVTECFNVESRILCMAYVPAEQPQENGEKVPENNHVPAAKASDTPSVCLGMEEGSIIVYKSSQRSKKVRLQHFFTPDKSTVTSLVYKKHCLYVGLVSGSVAVYSRSQDGSWSCEKPKVLKLGVLPVKAMLAVEEHLWASSGGQVFIISTHTHCLERQLEAHQEEGMVVSHMVVAGVGIWIAFSSGSTLRLFHTETLEHLQDINIATPVHNTLPGNQRVSVSSLLVCHGLLLVGTNLGVTVALSVPRLQGIPKVIGRGMVSLHAHNGPVKFLTVAAAVCNRPSGPPSSSPPTSVQPTETDDGENTQPPSDSALTPPQGRGVWLGEAGCTTMALQDSLSSSCGSLAPSQGSLEHGPEDGALYDMLHDPAHHQKGRRASKVDVSSLLVVSGGLGHRRVNKKTKQSRHEDTTSTIMIWQIPLLNM encoded by the exons TGTTGGCAGAAAACGTCCCCTTTGCAGATGAAGACGAGGGGGAAGCCTTCGACTTTGATGACAGTGGTGATGACATCCCTGAGGCTGACTGCCCACCCCCTgcacctccagctcctctaGACCCCAGCGGAAAGTGTCAGGGCCAGGACAAGATGGTGGCCAGTCACCCTGAGGGCCATCTCCCCAGCCCAGACCCCCCAGCACCTTCCTCCATATCAAACACAGCTTCATCATCAGCAGACGCAACAGTTGCCACAAGCAGATCCTCCACAGCAGGTGGAGCAACAGCAGAAGGAGAGGGGACATCTGCTGCTGAGGGGACTGATGACAAGGAGACAGATTTAcaaccacctcctccaccccctcttcttgatgatgatgatgcagagACAGATCCTGGAAGAACAG CCAGGGAAGGCCAGGACCCTCCACAGGCCATCCCCAGGACCTCCTCCCAGGGCAAAGTCAACCCCTACTCTGTGATTGACATCACTCCTCTTCAGCTACAGCAGCTTGAGCAGCAGCATGGaccctcctcttctgcttcctCACCAATGGAGCCCAAAGAACGAGAGGGAGAGTCCCAGGATATCCACACCAGCCCTGTGGGCATCACGTCAGGATACTCAGTCCCAGTTCCCTGTGGCTATGCAACCCCCTCTGGTGTACCGCTCATCACACCAACTTACACCACACCCGTCATCATTCGACACCTCTCCATGGATGAGGATG tcACTGTGGTTGGGACTGGCATCACCTCTGACAG TGTTTTCAGTGAAGATTATCCACCTATCAGAGAAGAGGATGCTTTGGCTAAATGGGCGTCAGATCCTGCCAACACTGCATGGATGGAAA ATCCAGATGAGGTGATTTATGATGACGTGCCCAGAGAGAACTCTGACTCCAACACAG ATCCCGATGAGATGATCTATGATGACGTGGAGCTTGGCGAGGAGGGCGGCTGCAACAGCTCCCTCGACAATGGCTGGAGCTCTAGCGAGTTTGAAAGCTACGACGAGGCCAGCGACGGGGAAGGTCGCCCTGAGAACGGCCTGCCCCACGCCTTTATGAGAGGAAAGCCACCCCAGAGGAAAACCCAT CTCTCTCAAGATCTGACACGCTTGAAAGAACACtatgagaaaaagatgaaagatcTAATGGCAAATACAGTGGGAACggtagagctgcagcagctaaaACAGAAACACGAGCAGAAG ATGCAAAAGCTGGTGAAGGCAGCTAAGGAAGGGACCAAAGATGGGCTTGAGAAAACCAAAGCTGCAGTGAAGAAGGGACGTTCTTTCATCAAAACCAAGTCATTCTGTCATG AGAGGAAGTCTGCTTGTTTTGAGGATGAGGAGTCTGAACTCTTCATTGAGGTGGACTGTTTTAATGTTGAGCCAGTGCTGTGTCCAGCACCAGAGGGTCTTTCACAGCAACAG CTGGTGAGAAGATGTATATTGGGATCTATTTTGGAGAGTGAGAAGAACTATCTTGATGCACTGAAGAGGATATTAGAG CAATATGAGAAGCCCCTGTCCCAGCTTGAGCCGAGGCTGCTGAGCGACAGGAAACTGAAGATGACCTTCTATCGTGTGCGTGAGATCCTGCAGTGCCACTTCCTGTTCCAGATCGCCCTGGCGAGCCGTGTTGCGGAGTGGGACAGCCTGGAGATGATTGGGGATGTCTTTGTGGCATCG TTCTCAAAGTCCATGGTGCTGGATGCCTACAGTGAGTATGTGAACAACTTCAGCACTGCAATGGCAGTGGTAAGGAAGACGTGCGCCTCCAAACCTGGCTTCCTGGAATTCCTCAAG CATCGTCAGGAGACCAGCAGTGACCGAATGACTTTGTATGGCCTGATGATGAAACCTATCCAGAGATTCCCACAGTTCATTCTGCTCCTTCAG GACATGCTGAAGAACACACCAGTGGGTCATGCAGACCGTCTGGCCCTGCAGATGGCCCTGACTGAACTGGAGACACTGGCAGAGAAGCTCAACGAAAAGAAGAGGGAAGCTGACCAGCGCTGCGAGATCCGACACATTGCAAAGGCCATGAACGAACGCTACCTCAACAAG CTTCTGAGTAATGGCAGCCGCTACCTGATCCGCTCCGACGACATGGTGGAGACGGTCTACAATGAGCGTGGCGAAATCATCAAAACCAAGGAGCGGCGCCTCTTCTTGCTCAATGATGTTCTCATGTGTGCCACGCCCAATATCCG aTGTCAGGATGGCAGTGGGAGTGGCAGTGGCAATGCCCCACTCGACCAGAGGTTCCTCCTAAAGTGGAGCGTGCCTTTGAGCTTCGTGGAAGTGCTAGAGTTTGGATCCAGCGAGGACATGGCCGACAACAGCCACTACCAAACGCCCCATTCTGGGGAAAAGGTGGTCATCAACGCTAAGCCAA aCAAGCTGTACATGGGACCCGGTCAGTTGTACCAAGATCTGCAGAACCTAATCCATGACCTCAGCCTGGTGAACCAGATCTCCGGCATGATCAGCAGCCTCAAAGGCAACTACCAG AATGTAAACCCCACGGTGGCCCATGATTGGGTATCCGGTCTCCAGAGGCTGATActgaagaaggaggaagagatcAGGGCAGCCGACCGGTGCAGGATACAACTCCAGCTGCCTGGCAAACAAGACAA GTCGGGTAAACCCACTTACTTCAGTGCAGTGTTCAATACTCTCAGCCCAGCCATCAAACAGTCATGGATCAGTAACCTGCAGATGGCTAAGCTGGCTCTAG AGGAGGACAACCTGCAGGGCTGGTTCTTTgcagaggatgatgggaatcAGATCAAAAAGCAGAAACACCCTCTCCTGCTTCGACAAATGCCTGTGGTCATGTCAAAACTACAGGAGTTCAAA GTGGAATGTGCTGTTCATAATCCAGAGCCCCACATCAACACAGAGAGCACAGCAGACACCCCTGTTGTGGGCCATGGCTGTGTCTGG GTTGCAAGTTGCACCAACCAGATGGGCCAGATATCCATAGTGGCCATGCAGAACTCCAGCCCTAAGGTGACTGAGTGTTTCAACGTAGAGTCCCGTATCCTCTGCATGGCCTATGTCCCTGCAGAGCAACCCCAGGAGAATGGCGAGAAGGTCCCCGAAAACAACCATGTCCCCGCAGCAAAGGCCAGTGACACCCCCAGCGTCTGTCTGGGCATGGAGGAGGGCAG CATCATAGTGTATAAGAGCAGCCAGCGGTCCAAGAAAGTACGTCTGCAGCATTTCTTCACCCCAGACAAGTCCACCGTCACCAGCCTGGTCTATAAGAAACACTGTCTGTACGTTGGCCTGGTCAGCGGCTCTGTGGCGGTCTATTCCAGATCACAAG ACGGTTCGTGGAGCTGTGAAAAGCCCAAGGTGCTGAAGCTGGGAGTCCTACCAGTCAAGGCCATGCTGGCTGTGGAGGAGCACCTCTGGgcttcatcaggtggacaggtcttcatcatcagcacccacacacactgtttggaG AGGCAGCTGGAGGCCCACCAGGAAGAGGGCATGGTGGTGTCCCACATGGTGGTGGCTGGGGTGGGCATCTGGATTGCCTTCAGCTCTGGTTCCACTCTGCGCCTTTTCCACACCGAGACCCTGGAGCACCTGCAGGACATTAACATTGCCACACCTGTCCACAATACGCTGCCTG GGAACCAGAGAGTGTCAGTGAGCAGTCTGCTGGTCTGTCATGGTCTGCTGCTGGTAGGGACCAACCTGGGGGTGACTGTGGCCCTCTCTGTCCCCAGACTGCAGGGGATCCCCAAGGTCATAG GTCGGGGGATGGTGTCCTTACACGCTCACAACGGACCAGTCAAGTTCCTCACCgtggctgctgcagtgtgtaaCCGACCCTCTGGCCCAccatcctcctcccctccgACCTCAGTCCAGCCAACAGAGACAGATGATGGGGAGAACACCCAGCCCCCCTCAGATTCAGCCCTGACTCCCCCTCAGGGACGGGGTGTGTGGTTGGGAGAGGCTGGCTGTACCACCATGGCTCTCCAGGACTCCCTGTCCTCGTCCTGCGGCTCCCTAGCTCCATCCCAGGGCTCCTTGGAGCACGGGCCAGAGGACGGGGCCCTTTATGACATGCTCCATGACCCCGCCCATCACCAGAAGGGCCGCCGGGCCAGCAAGGTGGATGTCAGCTCTTTGCTGGTGGTGTCCGGAGGTTTGGGCCACCGCAGGGTCAACAAGAAGACCAAACAGTCTCGCCATGAGGACACCACCTCTACCATCATGATCTGGCAGATTCCCTTACTCAACATGTGA